One genomic region from Haloprofundus salinisoli encodes:
- a CDS encoding ABC transporter permease, which yields MSAFGDLNLNYLVSVTFVSLYVSTVAVGISTLVSLPVSIGVAFGDFPGKRLLTTVINTGMGFPSVVVGLVVLLTLSNAGPLGDLQLLFTPQAMIISQTILATPVVLSVSISAVEGVSGDLRDAAFAAGGTNTDVGLLVLREARYGIVTAVLAGYGRAISEVGSVLIVGGNIVYPPEQTSFTRTLTTAVTVEARRGNYETGLALGAVLLVLVLVVNALGGRIRDGGRA from the coding sequence ATTTCGGCGTTCGGCGACCTGAACCTGAACTACCTCGTCAGCGTCACGTTCGTGTCGCTGTACGTGAGCACCGTCGCTGTCGGCATCAGCACGCTCGTCAGCCTTCCAGTCTCCATCGGCGTCGCGTTCGGCGACTTCCCCGGTAAGCGCCTCCTCACGACGGTCATCAACACCGGGATGGGGTTTCCGAGCGTCGTCGTCGGTCTCGTGGTCCTCCTGACGCTCTCGAACGCCGGCCCGCTCGGCGACCTCCAACTGCTGTTCACGCCGCAGGCGATGATCATCTCCCAGACCATCCTCGCGACGCCCGTCGTGCTCAGCGTCTCCATCTCCGCCGTCGAGGGGGTCAGCGGCGATCTGCGCGACGCCGCCTTCGCCGCGGGCGGAACGAACACCGACGTGGGGTTGCTCGTTCTCCGCGAGGCGCGCTACGGCATCGTCACGGCCGTTTTGGCCGGCTACGGTCGCGCCATCAGCGAGGTCGGCTCCGTGCTCATCGTCGGCGGGAACATCGTCTACCCGCCCGAACAGACCTCCTTCACCCGGACGCTGACCACGGCCGTCACCGTGGAGGCCCGCCGCGGCAACTACGAGACGGGACTCGCGCTCGGCGCGGTGCTTCTGGTGCTCGTGCTCGTCGTCAACGCGCTCGGCGGTCGTATCCGCGACGGGGGGCGAGCGTGA
- a CDS encoding substrate-binding domain-containing protein: MKIQRRRFVQAAGVGAVLGLSGCSSQYPPENTESNIAGNQTNSGSQSDGEGGQQELTLATTTSTYDTGLLDDLNPMFEAQFDARINTIPQGTGAAIETGAAGDADVILVHARGAEDEFLQQGHGVNRRDVMFNDFVIVGPEDDPAGINGTGSATEAFSTIAETQSTFISRGDDSGTNKKELLVWEEAGVEPGGQWYRAIGQGMGDTLNQASQSSAYTLADRGTYLSMQNEISLAVHVQGPLQDGPVILQNPYGVIPVNPAQHDTVNYELAMAYVGFLTSPEGQNAIDSYTDNGSQLFFPNALSEEPNFEQYVPQGYSAEESQSLSRRDKQFLYWADQQVPADY; the protein is encoded by the coding sequence ATGAAGATACAACGGAGGCGGTTCGTCCAAGCAGCGGGTGTCGGGGCGGTTCTCGGACTGAGCGGCTGTTCGAGTCAATATCCGCCGGAGAACACTGAAAGCAACATCGCGGGAAACCAGACCAACAGCGGTAGCCAAAGCGACGGCGAGGGCGGTCAACAGGAGCTCACGCTCGCGACGACGACGAGTACCTACGACACGGGTTTGCTCGACGACCTGAACCCGATGTTCGAAGCGCAGTTCGACGCCCGGATCAACACAATCCCGCAGGGGACCGGCGCGGCCATCGAGACGGGCGCGGCCGGCGACGCCGACGTGATTCTCGTCCACGCGCGCGGTGCCGAAGACGAGTTCCTCCAGCAGGGTCACGGCGTCAACCGCCGCGACGTGATGTTCAACGACTTCGTCATCGTCGGCCCCGAGGACGACCCGGCGGGCATCAACGGGACGGGGAGCGCGACCGAGGCCTTCTCGACTATCGCCGAGACGCAGTCGACGTTCATCTCCCGCGGCGACGACTCGGGGACGAACAAGAAAGAGCTCCTCGTCTGGGAGGAGGCCGGCGTCGAACCCGGCGGACAGTGGTACCGCGCCATCGGCCAGGGGATGGGCGACACGCTCAACCAGGCGAGTCAGTCGAGCGCGTACACCCTCGCCGACCGGGGGACGTATCTCTCGATGCAGAACGAGATCAGTCTGGCCGTCCACGTGCAGGGTCCCCTGCAGGACGGCCCGGTGATTCTCCAGAACCCCTACGGCGTCATCCCGGTCAACCCCGCCCAACACGACACCGTCAACTACGAACTGGCGATGGCGTACGTGGGCTTTCTCACGAGTCCCGAAGGCCAGAACGCCATCGACAGCTACACCGACAACGGGTCGCAGTTGTTCTTCCCGAACGCGCTCTCGGAGGAGCCGAACTTCGAACAGTACGTCCCGCAGGGGTACAGCGCCGAGGAGAGTCAGTCGCTCTCGCGGCGCGACAAACAGTTCCTCTACTGGGCCGACCAGCAGGTCCCGGCGGATTATTAG
- a CDS encoding TOBE domain-containing protein has translation MDGAFEAYLAAGGVTFDDDDVELLRAVDDHGSVSGAAAALGRSRARALSRLETLESAFGSLVERRRGGADGGGSELTDEAGALLDRFARLRAALSGTTGAREAVLYGRIASVDGELGIVDTDAGSVRALVVDAEGRLVRGVDAGTPVQVGVRADAVTLHAPDDAPLSSATSARNRFDGVVSDLDAGETVATAVVDIGTKPPLFALVTAESVERLGLAEGASVVASFKATATRATVVDDEK, from the coding sequence ATGGACGGCGCGTTCGAGGCGTACCTCGCGGCCGGCGGCGTCACCTTCGACGACGACGACGTCGAACTGCTCCGAGCGGTCGACGACCACGGTTCGGTCAGCGGTGCCGCCGCCGCCCTCGGCCGCTCGCGGGCCCGCGCGCTCTCGCGGCTGGAGACGCTCGAATCCGCCTTCGGCTCGCTCGTCGAACGCCGACGCGGCGGGGCCGACGGCGGCGGGAGCGAACTCACCGACGAGGCCGGAGCACTGCTCGACCGGTTCGCCCGCCTGCGCGCGGCGCTCTCGGGGACGACGGGCGCGCGCGAGGCGGTCCTCTACGGCCGAATCGCCAGCGTCGACGGCGAACTTGGTATCGTGGACACGGACGCGGGGTCGGTCCGCGCGCTCGTCGTCGACGCCGAGGGGCGGTTGGTCCGAGGAGTCGACGCCGGAACGCCGGTGCAGGTGGGGGTCCGCGCCGACGCCGTCACGCTCCACGCGCCCGACGATGCGCCCCTGTCGTCGGCGACGAGCGCCCGAAACCGCTTCGACGGCGTGGTCTCCGACCTCGACGCCGGCGAGACCGTCGCCACCGCCGTCGTCGACATCGGGACGAAGCCGCCGCTGTTCGCGCTCGTGACCGCCGAGAGCGTCGAACGCCTGGGGCTCGCCGAAGGGGCAAGCGTCGTCGCGTCGTTCAAAGCCACGGCGACGCGAGCAACGGTGGTCGACGACGAAAAATAG
- a CDS encoding DUF7114 family protein: MDDAVRTRDAAREALSDIDPPQLLDALDARLADASMLPGALALVSARALDPDVDAEALAERAAGVQLIYEGLRLTRDLAREEPWADDASERQNGTDGLIAGIEADMLVLAADVLVARGFFVLARTEAATRAVDTVRTFGRDQTLGRRPTSSAAIDGEPDRDVESFNRRLEADVLDLAVLAGATAVGQAIPESLSAYAADLAAEYGTSFPPAPATLPDAAAERLAAGGDDPVPSPTDS, encoded by the coding sequence ATGGACGACGCCGTGCGGACCCGCGATGCCGCGCGCGAAGCGCTTTCGGATATCGACCCTCCGCAACTGTTAGACGCGTTAGATGCGCGCCTCGCGGACGCGTCGATGCTGCCGGGGGCGCTCGCACTGGTGAGCGCACGGGCGCTCGACCCCGACGTGGACGCCGAGGCGCTCGCCGAACGCGCCGCCGGCGTCCAACTGATCTACGAAGGCCTCCGTCTCACCCGTGACCTCGCCCGCGAGGAACCGTGGGCCGACGACGCCTCGGAACGACAGAACGGCACCGACGGTCTCATCGCGGGTATCGAGGCGGACATGCTCGTCCTCGCGGCCGACGTGCTCGTCGCTCGCGGCTTCTTCGTCCTCGCGCGGACCGAGGCGGCGACGCGCGCCGTCGACACCGTCCGGACGTTCGGCCGCGACCAGACGCTCGGCCGTCGACCGACTTCGAGCGCCGCCATCGACGGCGAGCCCGACCGTGACGTCGAATCCTTCAACCGGCGACTGGAAGCAGACGTGCTCGACCTCGCGGTGCTCGCCGGCGCGACGGCCGTCGGACAGGCGATACCGGAGTCGCTCTCGGCGTACGCCGCCGACCTCGCCGCCGAATACGGGACGTCGTTTCCCCCCGCACCGGCGACGCTTCCCGATGCGGCGGCCGAGCGACTGGCGGCCGGTGGCGACGATCCCGTGCCATCGCCTACCGATAGCTGA
- a CDS encoding DUF7577 domain-containing protein yields the protein MRALWGWILVYVLGLVVLQLLVYRYLGGEGGAFAEADSAGARRGSGGDEPTEREIVRDRTGAVNVGPPMSTATAEAFRESTTERVCPHCGVENEPDTTFTFCRSCAQRLG from the coding sequence ATGCGTGCACTGTGGGGATGGATACTCGTGTACGTGCTCGGGTTGGTCGTCCTCCAACTGCTCGTCTACCGGTATCTCGGTGGCGAGGGCGGCGCGTTCGCCGAGGCCGACAGCGCCGGTGCCCGACGCGGCAGCGGGGGCGACGAACCCACAGAGCGTGAGATCGTCCGCGACCGAACGGGAGCCGTAAACGTCGGACCGCCGATGTCGACGGCGACGGCGGAGGCGTTCCGCGAGTCGACGACAGAGCGCGTCTGTCCGCACTGCGGCGTCGAGAACGAACCGGACACGACGTTCACGTTCTGTCGGAGCTGTGCGCAGCGACTCGGGTGA
- a CDS encoding metal-dependent hydrolase, producing the protein MMATTHALIGVVLALVVAPDGGLLPVAAAGLGGLFPDFDLYAGHRKTLHFPVYFPLAAFFAAGVAALVASPIALAVALFLAAAAIHSVMDIVGGGLELKPWEATSDRAVYNHFSGRWIAPKRWIRYDGAPEDFLLGAAFGVPALLVLAGPEQTVVGVALAISAVYTLLRKTLVPMAEHLVDVLPAELLAYVPERFVEDFR; encoded by the coding sequence ATGATGGCCACCACGCACGCCCTGATAGGGGTCGTGCTCGCGCTCGTCGTCGCCCCCGACGGCGGCCTCCTCCCGGTTGCGGCCGCCGGTCTCGGCGGACTGTTTCCCGACTTCGACCTCTACGCCGGACACCGAAAGACGCTACATTTCCCCGTCTACTTCCCGCTCGCCGCGTTCTTCGCCGCGGGTGTCGCCGCGCTCGTCGCCTCGCCGATAGCGCTCGCCGTCGCCCTCTTTCTGGCGGCGGCGGCGATCCACTCCGTGATGGACATCGTCGGCGGCGGCCTCGAACTCAAGCCGTGGGAAGCGACCTCCGACCGGGCGGTGTACAACCACTTCAGCGGTCGATGGATCGCGCCCAAGCGGTGGATTCGCTACGACGGCGCGCCCGAGGATTTCCTCCTCGGGGCCGCCTTCGGTGTGCCCGCGTTGCTCGTCCTCGCGGGCCCCGAACAGACCGTCGTCGGCGTCGCCCTCGCCATCTCGGCGGTGTACACGCTCTTGCGCAAGACGCTCGTACCCATGGCCGAACACCTCGTTGACGTGCTACCCGCCGAACTGCTCGCGTACGTCCCCGAGCGCTTCGTCGAAGACTTTCGGTAG
- a CDS encoding enoyl-CoA hydratase/isomerase family protein: MVRFTDRERLRVVTLDRPERRNALRPEDLDALEAAVTGADAAGVPVVYLHGEGPAFCAGADLDVVTSLSDPEAFARHGQRVANAIEAADSVVVAGIDGAARGGGVELALACDLRLATPEATFAEPGVRFGLFGAWGGTVRLPRVMREGDALDFALSGRTIDAEEALQTGLVSRIEENPMGVAERLAANEADALAVVKARMRDRREREAQEAAEAEAFGDLVRAHAADIAADRE; this comes from the coding sequence ATGGTTCGCTTCACCGACCGCGAACGCCTCCGCGTGGTCACCCTCGATCGACCCGAACGGCGCAACGCGCTCCGCCCTGAGGACTTGGACGCGCTGGAGGCCGCGGTCACTGGTGCCGACGCCGCCGGCGTGCCGGTTGTCTACCTCCACGGCGAGGGACCGGCGTTCTGCGCCGGGGCGGATTTGGACGTAGTCACCTCACTCTCGGACCCCGAAGCGTTCGCCCGCCACGGTCAGCGCGTCGCAAACGCCATCGAAGCCGCCGATTCCGTCGTCGTCGCTGGTATCGACGGCGCGGCCCGCGGCGGAGGTGTCGAACTCGCGTTAGCCTGCGACCTCCGTCTAGCGACGCCCGAGGCGACGTTCGCCGAACCCGGCGTCCGGTTCGGCCTGTTCGGCGCGTGGGGCGGCACGGTCCGCCTCCCGCGCGTCATGCGCGAGGGCGACGCGCTCGACTTCGCACTCTCGGGGCGCACGATCGACGCCGAGGAGGCACTGCAGACCGGGTTGGTCTCCCGAATCGAGGAGAATCCGATGGGGGTCGCTGAGCGCCTCGCCGCCAACGAAGCGGACGCGCTGGCGGTGGTGAAAGCGCGGATGCGAGACCGGCGGGAGAGAGAAGCACAGGAGGCCGCAGAAGCGGAGGCGTTCGGCGACCTCGTGCGGGCGCACGCCGCCGACATCGCGGCGGATAGAGAGTAG
- a CDS encoding dihydrodipicolinate synthase family protein, which produces MEGIGPPLATPFTEDGDLDEESLRELVGWVEARGVDFLVPCGSNSEAELMSAEERARVVELVVGEASVPVLAGTGHPGLRETKRQTQLAADAGADGALVVTPFYFPHDEAALEAHYREVADDAEIPVYLYSVPPYTNVALSPEAAGRLADHPNVAGMKDSSGNLEAFGRTRRLAGDEFEFFVGAGSVAAHALDAGADGGILGLANVAPEACAEIYERHREGDTEGARELNAGLVELNRAVTAVHGVPGLKAAMRARGAPAGYARAPHQPVDDEVREELESLVAEL; this is translated from the coding sequence ATGGAAGGAATCGGACCGCCGCTTGCGACCCCGTTCACCGAAGACGGCGACCTCGACGAGGAATCGCTCAGAGAACTCGTCGGCTGGGTCGAAGCCCGCGGCGTCGACTTTCTGGTCCCCTGCGGGTCGAACAGCGAAGCCGAACTGATGAGCGCCGAAGAGCGCGCCCGCGTGGTCGAGCTCGTCGTCGGGGAGGCCTCCGTGCCGGTGCTCGCCGGCACCGGCCATCCCGGCCTGCGCGAAACGAAGCGACAGACGCAGTTGGCCGCCGACGCGGGTGCCGACGGCGCGCTCGTCGTCACGCCGTTTTACTTCCCGCACGACGAGGCGGCGCTGGAGGCGCACTACCGCGAGGTGGCCGACGACGCCGAGATTCCGGTGTACCTCTACAGCGTCCCGCCGTACACGAACGTCGCGCTCTCGCCGGAGGCCGCGGGTCGTCTGGCCGACCACCCGAACGTCGCGGGCATGAAAGATTCGAGCGGGAACCTCGAAGCGTTCGGCCGCACCCGTCGACTGGCGGGCGACGAGTTCGAGTTCTTCGTCGGTGCCGGCAGCGTCGCCGCGCACGCGCTCGACGCGGGTGCCGACGGCGGTATTTTGGGTCTGGCGAACGTCGCGCCCGAGGCCTGCGCCGAGATATACGAGCGCCACCGCGAGGGCGACACCGAGGGGGCGCGCGAACTGAACGCCGGTCTCGTCGAGTTGAACCGCGCGGTGACGGCGGTCCACGGCGTCCCCGGACTGAAGGCGGCGATGCGCGCCCGCGGCGCGCCCGCCGGCTACGCCCGCGCGCCGCACCAACCCGTGGACGACGAGGTGCGCGAGGAACTAGAGTCATTGGTCGCGGAACTGTAG
- a CDS encoding putative sulfate/molybdate transporter, translating into MAFAGVRSERALRFDAGEVTGALGDSVTVLPIVVALGALTPMSLPHVLVAFGLFQLVWGLVYGLPLSVEPMKALAALAIAGALSYGELVAAGLVAGAVLLLAGRTSAISSVERYVGEPVVRGVQLAVALLLAQTGVELGLGNPALAALAVALTLGVVALGRPRAATLVVLGVGGAMAAATAGVPAAELPDLSVFPAGGPTLTLGSLEGATAQLAMTVGNAAVATSLLCSDLFDADVSADDLSTSMGAMTLLSVPFGGLPMCHGSGGLAGKYAFGARTGGANVVLGVVYVVAALFAGVVLAFPMALLGVLLVLVAVQLGRSATQTESLALTVLVGVGGVVTNVGVAFVVGVAAWLVASKYDGTGTDDR; encoded by the coding sequence ATGGCATTCGCGGGCGTACGGAGCGAGAGAGCGCTTCGGTTCGACGCCGGAGAAGTTACCGGCGCGTTAGGTGATTCGGTTACGGTTCTCCCGATAGTCGTCGCGCTCGGCGCGCTGACCCCGATGTCGCTCCCGCACGTTCTCGTCGCCTTCGGCCTCTTTCAGCTCGTCTGGGGGCTCGTCTACGGCCTGCCGCTGTCGGTCGAACCGATGAAAGCGCTCGCGGCGCTCGCTATCGCCGGAGCGCTGAGCTACGGTGAACTCGTCGCCGCTGGGCTCGTCGCGGGCGCGGTGCTCCTGTTGGCGGGTCGGACGAGCGCCATCTCGTCGGTCGAACGCTACGTCGGTGAACCGGTCGTTCGCGGCGTCCAACTCGCCGTCGCGCTGCTCTTGGCGCAGACCGGTGTCGAACTCGGTCTCGGAAATCCCGCGCTCGCGGCGCTGGCCGTGGCGCTCACTCTCGGCGTCGTCGCACTCGGACGGCCGCGGGCGGCGACGCTCGTCGTGCTCGGCGTCGGTGGAGCGATGGCGGCCGCGACGGCGGGCGTTCCGGCGGCCGAACTCCCCGACCTCTCCGTCTTCCCCGCGGGCGGACCCACGCTCACTCTCGGCTCGCTGGAGGGCGCGACGGCGCAGTTGGCGATGACCGTCGGCAACGCCGCCGTCGCCACCTCGCTTCTCTGCTCGGACCTCTTCGACGCCGACGTGTCGGCGGACGACCTCTCGACGAGCATGGGCGCGATGACGCTTCTCTCGGTCCCCTTCGGCGGATTACCGATGTGCCACGGCAGCGGCGGCCTCGCGGGCAAGTACGCCTTCGGCGCGCGGACCGGCGGAGCGAACGTCGTCCTCGGCGTCGTCTACGTCGTCGCCGCGCTGTTCGCGGGCGTCGTGCTCGCGTTCCCGATGGCACTTCTGGGTGTCCTCTTGGTGCTCGTCGCGGTCCAGTTGGGACGAAGCGCGACACAGACAGAGTCGCTCGCACTGACCGTCCTCGTCGGCGTCGGCGGCGTCGTGACGAACGTCGGCGTCGCGTTCGTCGTCGGGGTGGCGGCGTGGCTCGTGGCGTCAAAGTACGACGGTACGGGAACCGACGACCGATAA
- a CDS encoding ATP-binding cassette domain-containing protein, with protein MSEQEATDRLRLVADGVSRGFDGKPVLEDVSLSVEPGEVLAIVGPSGTGKTTLLRLLALFSRPDEGRIGLGDVAKSPTNAPDGGVADVRTNGRLDATTRDAWALSDEERLRLRRRIGLVAQDRSLFSASVAYNAAYGLGVRRGRSSRLRASLARAVGRWSPPDAALDALETVGMVEMADEHAESLSSGEAQRVGVARALAVDPDVLLLDEPTSNLDPRNTAVIEDAMREAKARGIGVALATHDMAQARRVADKTAVVLDGACIEHGPTERVFESPRDDRASQFIAGELVY; from the coding sequence GTGAGCGAACAGGAAGCGACGGACCGCCTCCGTCTCGTCGCCGACGGCGTCTCCCGCGGCTTCGACGGGAAGCCGGTCCTCGAAGACGTCTCGCTCTCCGTCGAACCCGGCGAAGTGCTCGCCATCGTCGGGCCCTCCGGAACCGGTAAGACGACGTTGCTGCGCCTCCTGGCGCTGTTCTCGCGGCCGGACGAGGGTCGTATCGGACTCGGAGACGTCGCCAAGAGCCCGACTAACGCTCCCGACGGCGGCGTCGCCGACGTCCGGACGAACGGGCGACTCGACGCTACGACCCGCGACGCGTGGGCGCTGTCGGACGAGGAACGGCTTCGGCTCCGGCGACGCATCGGTCTCGTCGCGCAGGACCGCTCGCTGTTCTCGGCGTCCGTCGCGTACAACGCCGCCTACGGCCTCGGCGTCAGACGGGGACGGTCGTCTCGGCTGCGCGCTTCGCTCGCGAGAGCAGTTGGGCGGTGGTCGCCGCCCGACGCCGCCCTCGACGCGCTCGAAACGGTGGGGATGGTCGAGATGGCCGACGAACACGCGGAGTCGCTCTCGTCGGGCGAGGCCCAGCGCGTCGGCGTCGCGCGGGCGCTCGCGGTCGACCCCGACGTCCTCCTCCTCGACGAACCGACCTCGAACCTCGACCCCCGAAACACGGCGGTCATCGAAGACGCGATGCGCGAAGCGAAAGCGCGCGGTATCGGCGTCGCGCTCGCAACACACGACATGGCGCAGGCGCGTCGCGTCGCCGACAAGACGGCTGTCGTTCTCGACGGAGCCTGCATCGAGCACGGACCCACCGAGAGGGTGTTCGAGTCGCCGCGCGACGACCGCGCCAGCCAGTTCATCGCGGGCGAACTCGTCTACTGA
- a CDS encoding potassium channel family protein — translation MRFVIVGYGRVGSRTSRILKEEGHEVVLVENNREKVERARKSGFEVIEGDGSNEAVLERAGLDDVVAVGAITGDLNTNYAVCMIAKEHGCRTVLRIDADYREEIYKEYADDVDEIIYPERLGAAGAKTALLGGNFNAIGELTENLQLSAVTIPDGSPVVGKRASEIDLPSTARIYAHGNDREAMTIPLPQTTVEAGDRVALIVEQESLEDVRRHLLGDAAVESA, via the coding sequence ATGCGATTCGTTATCGTTGGGTACGGCCGGGTCGGCTCTCGAACCTCGCGCATCCTCAAGGAGGAGGGCCACGAGGTCGTACTGGTCGAGAACAACCGGGAGAAAGTCGAGCGCGCCCGAAAATCCGGATTCGAGGTCATCGAAGGCGACGGCAGCAACGAGGCCGTCTTGGAGCGCGCCGGACTGGACGATGTCGTCGCCGTCGGCGCCATCACGGGCGATCTGAACACGAACTACGCGGTCTGCATGATCGCCAAAGAACACGGCTGCCGGACCGTCCTCCGCATCGACGCCGACTACCGCGAGGAGATCTACAAGGAGTACGCCGACGACGTCGACGAGATAATCTACCCCGAACGACTCGGCGCGGCGGGCGCGAAGACCGCCCTCCTGGGTGGGAACTTCAACGCCATCGGCGAACTCACCGAGAACCTCCAGCTGTCGGCGGTCACTATCCCCGACGGCTCGCCGGTCGTCGGCAAGCGCGCCAGCGAGATCGACCTGCCGTCGACCGCCCGCATCTACGCTCACGGCAACGACCGGGAGGCGATGACGATTCCGTTACCGCAGACGACCGTCGAAGCAGGCGACAGAGTCGCGCTCATCGTCGAACAGGAGTCGCTCGAAGACGTTCGCAGACATCTACTCGGAGACGCGGCTGTCGAGAGCGCCTGA
- a CDS encoding NAD+ synthase has product MSSETPILDDTAPLDLRLSESELEATREHIVAFIRSVVDDAGAEGAVLGLSGGIDSTLTAHLAVEALGEEGLHGLVMPSSVNTEENMSDAERVAQMLGIPYDVVEIQPIAERFFDAFPEAADDRMAAGNVYVRTRGVLGYFVANHESRIVLGTGNRSEAMTGYFTKYGDQAVDCNPIGNLYKQQVRQLAAHVGVPEDLVMKTPSAEMWLEQTDEDEMGVTYDTLDAILALHVDGPLSTAATARHLGVTEAQIERVEQLVVQSAHKRSMPPAPDALQL; this is encoded by the coding sequence ATGAGTAGCGAGACGCCGATTCTCGACGACACTGCACCGCTGGACCTCCGGCTCTCGGAGTCCGAACTCGAAGCGACGCGCGAACACATCGTCGCGTTCATCCGGAGCGTCGTCGACGACGCCGGCGCGGAGGGCGCGGTGCTCGGTCTCTCGGGGGGTATCGACAGCACGTTGACCGCCCACCTCGCCGTCGAGGCGCTCGGCGAGGAGGGGCTTCACGGCCTCGTGATGCCGAGTTCGGTGAACACCGAGGAGAACATGAGCGACGCCGAACGGGTCGCACAGATGCTCGGAATCCCGTACGACGTCGTCGAGATACAGCCCATCGCCGAGCGGTTCTTCGACGCTTTCCCCGAGGCGGCCGACGACCGGATGGCCGCCGGTAACGTCTACGTCCGCACCCGCGGCGTGCTGGGCTACTTCGTCGCTAACCACGAGAGCCGCATCGTCCTCGGCACGGGCAACCGCAGCGAGGCGATGACGGGCTACTTCACGAAGTACGGCGACCAGGCCGTCGACTGCAACCCCATCGGCAACCTGTACAAACAGCAAGTTCGCCAACTCGCCGCCCACGTCGGCGTCCCCGAGGACCTCGTGATGAAGACGCCCTCCGCGGAAATGTGGCTCGAACAGACGGACGAAGATGAGATGGGCGTTACCTACGACACGCTCGACGCGATTCTCGCGCTGCACGTCGACGGCCCGCTGTCGACGGCGGCGACCGCGCGGCATCTCGGCGTGACCGAAGCACAGATAGAACGGGTCGAACAGTTGGTCGTCCAGAGCGCCCACAAGCGGTCGATGCCGCCCGCACCCGACGCGCTCCAGTTGTAG
- a CDS encoding PQQ-dependent sugar dehydrogenase: MDRRTYLGLVGAAAASGCLDAPTTSDPPGNDSTSSPPTGNGSSTDDSQTDSPPQSIQHETVTTGLEIPWGAAWRDGDLYLTERLGRIVRIPGGRGDPEEVLSVSDIVDDGEGGLTGLVFHPSEPAAFTYHTYAGGEYEFTNRIVRHDVENGWEWEPIVDGIPGDIIHDGGRLAVYEDSLLATVGDANVRERAQDTESLNGSVLRVTFDGDPHPDNPFDNEVFTYGHRNPQGLAFRDGDIFSTEHGPAENDEVNVLEAGNNYGWPDVGGTESTDEYTGAIAEYTPTIAPASATFYDGPYREWQGDFFFGTLAGEHLRRLRIDGTEVVEDETLYEGEFGRLRTVFTGPDDHLYAVTSNRDGRGEPRDGDDRVVRFFPEAE, from the coding sequence ATGGACCGACGGACCTACCTCGGACTCGTCGGCGCCGCCGCCGCAAGCGGTTGCCTCGACGCCCCGACCACTTCAGACCCGCCCGGAAACGACAGCACCTCCAGCCCTCCGACCGGCAACGGCTCCTCGACCGACGACTCTCAGACCGACTCCCCGCCACAGAGCATCCAACACGAGACAGTGACCACGGGCCTCGAAATCCCGTGGGGAGCCGCGTGGCGCGACGGCGACCTCTATCTCACCGAGCGACTCGGGCGAATCGTCCGTATCCCCGGCGGACGGGGTGACCCCGAGGAGGTTCTGAGCGTCTCCGACATCGTCGACGACGGCGAAGGCGGACTCACGGGGTTGGTCTTTCACCCGAGCGAACCGGCGGCGTTTACCTACCACACCTACGCGGGTGGCGAGTACGAGTTCACGAACCGTATCGTGCGTCACGACGTCGAAAACGGCTGGGAGTGGGAGCCGATCGTCGACGGCATCCCCGGCGACATCATCCACGACGGCGGTCGCCTCGCCGTCTACGAGGACAGTCTCTTGGCCACCGTCGGCGACGCGAACGTCCGCGAACGGGCACAGGACACCGAGTCGCTCAACGGGTCGGTGCTTCGGGTGACGTTCGACGGTGACCCGCATCCGGACAACCCCTTCGACAACGAGGTGTTCACCTACGGCCACCGCAATCCGCAGGGTCTCGCCTTCCGCGACGGAGATATCTTCTCGACCGAACACGGTCCCGCCGAGAACGACGAGGTGAACGTACTCGAGGCGGGCAACAACTACGGGTGGCCCGACGTCGGTGGCACCGAGAGCACCGACGAGTACACCGGTGCAATCGCCGAGTACACCCCGACTATCGCTCCCGCGAGCGCGACGTTCTACGACGGCCCCTACCGCGAGTGGCAGGGCGACTTCTTCTTCGGGACGCTCGCTGGCGAACACCTGCGACGCCTCCGCATCGACGGCACCGAAGTCGTCGAAGACGAGACACTGTACGAGGGCGAGTTCGGCCGACTCAGGACGGTGTTTACCGGCCCGGACGACCACCTCTACGCCGTGACGAGCAACCGCGACGGTCGGGGCGAACCGCGCGACGGCGACGACAGGGTCGTTCGCTTCTTCCCCGAAGCGGAGTAG